The Arvicola amphibius chromosome 5, mArvAmp1.2, whole genome shotgun sequence genome contains the following window.
GCTGTGAATGCTGCGGTCCAGAGGGTCCAGGTCCTTCCGGATGCTGATACTTTATTGCACTTTGCCACAGAAAGTACTCCAGATGGGTTTTCCTGTTCATCCAGCCTGAGCGCGCTGAGCCTCGATGAGCCATTTATACAGAAGGACGTGGAATTAAGAATAATGCCCCCAGTTCAGGAAAACGACAACGGGAATGAAACCGAGCCAGAGCAGCCTGAAGACAGTGAAAATCaggagaaagagatagaaaacCCTGATTCTGAAAAAGACCTACTAGATGATTCAGATGACGATGATATTGAAATATTAGAAGAGTGCATTATCTCAGCCATGCCAACAAAGTCATCACGCAAAGCCAAAAAGCTAGCCCAGACTGCTTCAAAATTACCTCCACCTGTGGCAAGGAAGCCAAGTCAGCTGCCTGTGTACAAGCTTCTGCCATCACAAAACAGGCTGCAGACACAGAAGCATGTTAGCTTCACACCTGGAGACGATATGCCCCGCGTGTACTGTGTAGAAGGGACACCTATAAACTTTTCCACAGCGACATCTCTGAGTGATCTGACAATAGAATCCCCTCCAAATGAGTTGGCTGCTGGTGACGGAATTAGAGCAGGTACACAGTCAGGCGAATTTGAAAAACGAGATACGATTCCTACAGAGGGCAGATGTACAGATGAAGCTCAGAGGGGGAACATCTCATCGGTAGTTACGCCAGACCTGGATGACACtagggcagaggaaggagataTTCTTGCAGAATGTATCAATTCTGCTCTGCCCAAAGGAAAAAGCCACAAGCCTTTCCGAGTGAAAAAGATAATGGACCAGGTCCAACAAGCATCAGTGACTTCATCTGGAACTAACAAAAATCAATTAGACACTAAGAAAAAGAAGCCGACTTCACCAGTAAAGCCCATGCCACAAAGTACAGAATATAGAACACGAATGAGGAAGAATGCAGACTCAAAGGTTAACGTAAATGCTGAAGAAACTTTCTCAGACAGCAAAGACTCAAAGAAACAAAGCTCGAAAAACACCCCTAAGGACTTCAGTGAGAAGCTGCCGAACAACGAAGACAGAGTCCGTGGAAGCTTCGCCTTCGATTCGCCGCATCCTTACACCCCTATTGAAGGAACTCCTTACTGCTTTTCACGAAATGATTCTTTGAGCTCTCTAGATTTTGATGATGACGATGTTGATCTGTCCAGGGAAAAGGCTGAGttaagaaaggggaaagaaagtaaGGATTCAGAAGCCAAAGGTATCTGCCACACAGAACCAGCCTCAAGCCAACAGTCAGCTAGTAAGTCACAAGCTAATACAAAACATCCAGTAAACAGGGGACAGTCCAAACCAGGGCTTCAGAAACAACCCACTTTCCCCCAGGCCTCCAAAGACTTGCCAGATAGGGGGGCAGCAACGGATGAAAAATTGCAGAATTTTGCTATTGAAAATACTCCAGTTTGCTTTTCTCGAAATTCCTCTCTGAGTTCCCTTAGTGACATTGaccaagaaaacaacaataacaaagaaaatgaaccagTCAAAGAAGCTGAACCTACTAATGCACAGGGGGAACCAAGTAAGCCTCAGGCATCTGGGTATGCGCCCAAGTCATTTCATGTTGAGGACACCCCTGTCTGCTTCTCAAGAAACAGCTCTCTCAGTTCTCTGAGCATCGATTCTGAAGATGACCTGTTGCAGGAGTGCATCAGTTCTGCAATGCCGAAAAAGAAAAGACCTTCAAGACTCAAGGGTGATAGTGGAAAGCAGAGTCCCAGAAACATGGGAGGCATATTAGCTGAAGATCTGACACTTGACTTGAAAGATATCCAGAGGCCAGATTCAGAACACGGTTTATCTCCTGATTCAGAAAATTTTGACTGGAAAGCTATTCAGGAAGGTGCGAACTCCATAGTGAGTAGTTTGcaccaggctgctgctgctgctgcatgttTATCTCGACAGGCTTCGTCCGATTCCGACTCCATCCTCTCCCTCAAGTCAGGCATCTCCCTGGGCTCACCCTTTCACCTCACACCCGATCAAGAGGAGAAACCCCTCACAAGTAATAAAGGCCCGAGAATTCTCAAACCTGGGGAGAAAAGCACATTAGAAGCAAAAAAGATAGAATCCGAAAATAAAGGAATCAAAGGTGGGAAAAAGGTTTATAAAAGTTTGATTACTGGAAAGATTCGATCTAATTCAGAAATTTCCAGCCAAATGAAACAGCCTCTCCCGACAAACATGCCCTCAATCTCAAGAGGCAGGACCATGATCCACATCCCCGGGGCTCGGAATAGCTCCTCCAGTACAAGCCCTGTTTCTAAGAAGGGTGCACCCCTCAAGACTCCAGCCACCAAAAGCCCTAGTGAGGGTCCAGCAGCCACCACTTCTCCTAGAGGAACCAAGCCATCAGTAAAATCAGAGCTGAGCCCTATTACCAGGCAAACTTCCCAAATCAGTGGGTCAAATAAGGGGCCTTCGAGATCAGGATCTAGAGACTCCACTCCCTCAAGGCCTACACAGCAACCATTAAGTAGGCCGCTGCAGTCTCCAGGGCGAAACTCCATCTCCCCTGGTAGAAATGGAATAAGCCCTCCTAACAAACTGTCTCAGCTGCCCAGAACGTCGTCGCCGAGCACTGCTTCAACCAAGTCCTCAGGCTCTGGGAAAATGTCCTATACATCCCCCGGCAGACAGATGAGCCAACAAAACCTTACCAAACAAGCAGGCTTACCCAAGAATGCCAGTAGTATCCCGAGAAGCGAGTCCGCATCTAAAGGGCTGAACCAGATGAGCAATGGCAATGGGTccaataagaaggtagaactTTCTAGAATGTCTTCAACTAAGTCAAGTGGAAGTGAGTCAGATAGATCAGAAAGGCCTGTGCTAGTACGCCAGTCTACTTTCATCAAAGAAGCCCCAAGCCCGACCCTAAGGAGGAAGCTGGAGGAGTCTGCCTCATTTGAgtccctgtctccatcttctaGACCAGACTCTCCCACCAGGCCCCAGGCACAGACCCCAGTGCTAAGTCCCTCCCTTCCTGATATGTCTCTGAGCACACATCCATCTGTTCAGGCTGGTGGATGGCGAAAGCTCCCACCTAATCTCAGCCCCACTATTGAGTATAATGATGGGAGACCAGGAAAGCGCCACGATATCACACGCTCCCATTCTGAAAGTCCTTCCCGACTGCCAATCAAccgggcaggaacctggaagcgaGAGCACAGCAAACACTCCTCGTCCCTCCCTCGAGTGAGCACTTGGAGAAGAACTGGAAGCTCATCTTCCATTCTTTCCGCTTCGTCGGAGTCCAGTGAAAAAGCAAAGAGTGAGGATGAAAAGGTTGTGAACTCTGTGCCGGGACCCAGACAAGCGAAGGAAAACCAGGTGCCCACAAAGGGCACGTGGAGGAAAATCAAAGAAAGTGAAATATCTCCCACAAACACGGTTTCTCAGACCACTTCCTCAGGTGCTGCCCATGGTGCTGAATCAAAGACTCTGATTTATCAGATGGCACCTCCTGTTTCTAAAACAGAGGACGTTTGGGTGAGAATTGAAGACTGCCCCATTAACAACCCTCGGTCTGGAAGGTCTCCCACAGGTAACACCCCTCCAGTGATTGACAGTGTTTCAGAAAAGGGAAATCCAAGCATTAAAGACGCAAAAGACAGTCAGGGAAAGCAGAGTGTGGGCAGCGGCAGTCCTGTGCACATGGCGGGCCTGGAGAACCGCCTGAACTCCTTTGTTCAGGTGGACGCCCCAGAGCAGAAAGGAACGGAGGCAAAGCCAGGACAGAGTGGCTCTGTGCCTGCAGCAGAGCCTGGTGAGACGAGTGTAGTCGAGCGCACCCCTTTCAGCTCAAGCAGCTCCAGCAAGCACAGCTCACCTAGTGGGACTGTTGCTGCCCGAGTGTCGCCTTTTAATTACAACCCGAGCCCTCGGAAAAGCAGTGCAGATGGCACGTCAGCCCGGCCCTCGCAGATCCCAACGCCGGTGAGCAACAGCACCAAGAAGCGGGATTCAAAGACTGACAGCACGGAATCCAGTGGAGCCCAGAGTCCTAAGCGCCATTCTGGGTCTTACCTCGTAACATCTGTTTAAAAGAGCTGGAAGGACAAACCTAGAAAAAGCTGGTCTTATCACAACTGCTGTATAGAGactttatttcaaagaaaactttaaaggTTGAAAATTTTTGTAAATAGGTTTGACTCTCGTTAGAGGGGTTTTGTTCTGGAAACCATGTTTGATAGTCCACTTGGTCCTCACCGGTCATTTTGGAAGGCACTCTTGTTAGGTAGGAAAGAAATGGTAAAGCCAAGTATATTTGTACAGTATGTTTCACATGTATGTAAGTGGCATCCATCCCATCGTCCTTTAATCATCGCTTATCTTAAAATAACACTACAGATAGATGCTATATGATATATTGCTGTTATCAATCGTTTctagattataaaataaacttaCATCAGGGAGAAATTGGTATTTATGCAAAAAATAGTCCTCGTGAATCCATCTAATGTCATAATTGATCATGTAGCTGTGAAATTCACAGTGATATGGTTCCCAGTGCACATGTTTACCCagcctgctttgctttcctgcATGAATGAAACTGATGGTTCAGTTCCCGTGGTCACATGGTGTGCATGGGGTAGCTAGAGTGTGGCAGCTCACACATTTTTACCTGAACTAGAGTTTATCGAAAGTAGGTAGGATTTTTGCTATGCTGTAACTGTTGTATATTCTGGTATTTGAGGTGAGATGGCTgctcttttattaatgagacgaGCTGTGTCTCAAACTAAATGAACATTTCAGAATAAATTATTGCTGTATGTAAACTATTACTGAAATTGGTATTTGTTTGAAGGGTCTTATTTCACGTTTGTATTAATAATTGTCAAAAGGGCCTCTTTTAAAAGctaaatgtaaattttttcttGAGATTCTATGCATTAAGAGTAAAATTCCCTCTTACTGTAATAAAGACAATGAAGAAGATTCTTGACACTTACCCattcctaaaatttatttttatgtacttagCACCTCTCAATGCTTGATATCCCTCCACTTCTTTTCTTATACGCTGGAGTCTGATTAAAGCAAATGCCTGAAATAGCACAAGACGAGGAGAGATCGGCCCACTTAGAATAATAGCTCCTTTTCCTTGATAGGATTCATACTTGAAACATTGGCTTCTGACAGGTGTCACTTGTGTCTTTCGGGCTTTACAGTGCACTGTCTTACCCGTCACCTCCATGTTGATACTGGGTCTGAAATTGATGCCTGTCACCACTCTGTATGTTAAAGTAGATTGTTTGTGACCAGGCATAATCAGTATTTTCTGATGCTCAAAGAATACAAGTCAGTGAAATGTCAGAGATAAATTTAATGCTgttacaataatttttaaagaaagacaaaggTGATTGCCGTCAAGCCTGAAGACCCACATGGTCCctaaagctgccctctgacctccacacacctgcCATGGCACAtctgcaagtgcacacacaaagCTCATACATTTCCAAAGGACTGCCTAGGGCcaacaaggtggctcagcaggtgacgTGGAAGCTGCCCTCTAACTGCCACACATGCACCATAATTAATAAGTCAAAAGGTTTCTTTAGTTCCAGCCTGTTAAGGACAACTTCGTTTTTAATGGGTACAGTGGTGAGGTGTTTAGTGCCCACTTCCCATATGGCAGAGAGACTCCGTCATGAGGGGGATTGCACCGATACACGTAATTAGCCAAGAGTTTCAATTTTGTCAGACTTTATCTGAagtgtgggtttttaaaaaaaaaaaaacaatatcccATCATGTTCTCCCGGGCTGCCATGAGCATCGGGGATGGGGATGTAGTCATAGCTGCCTTTCAGTCATAATTTCGGTTAGAATTACTGCACGCCAATTTTTATAAGCCACTTCAAGTATTTCTGTGGAAAGATATGAGGTATTAGTTAGAATAAATTGCTTTTTAGTACAtgtctttaaaaatcaatgttCAAACTAAAAGAAGAGTTCATTCCACCTGTTGGAGACTAAAATCCCCAGGGGCAGCCCTACTGGGAAGGGTCTGTCTGTGTTGTCCCTTGTCGTTGTTGAGTGAAACCCTCTGGCTAGAGGTGATGGCTGTGGAAGTGAAGGTCTTTCCTCCGTTCTGCTCTGGAAAGTTCACTGGGTGATGTCTTAACTGGGAGCAAGCCCAGTGCTCCAGCTGCTGCTTTAAGGGCACACTAAGCCCACTGTTGAGGATTGACCACTACTTAGCAGGCTATTAAAGGGCAGGGGCCTGTTTAGTTTTGGACTACAGCAAAGAAAGCCTAAGGTAGCAGTTTTCAGACAGGTAGGTGTGTTTGGGTCGTCAGAAGTGTTTATTAAATCACAGCTGGGCCCCACACCCCCAGTTTGAGAGAGTTGACCTGGAGAGGGTTGCAAGAACGATTTCAGGGATGATACGTGGCCTTATGGGGTGGGGACCGTGAAGAACCACTGTCCTTAGTAGCCACAGCACAGCGCTTAACACTTAAAACAACTGGACCTTTAACCTGCCCAGGAAGCTCCTTGGCAGGAAAGACCTGAATATTGAGTTGTCCAATTCCATAACCTGTGTCAACTCACAGTAGGGAGTAAACTCACCAGACTAACAAACACGCAGTTCTGAACATGTCCACTGCATCTGAGGATCAGCTTGTGTTAGAGAGACAGCTTAGAGACCGCTCCCGTTAAAGAGCCTTACCAATATGTAGTTTGGATATGCGGTATGAGACTGAAAAGAGAAATTCGAGATGAGAGAAAATTGGTTGTAGGTGAAAGGAAAATCCTCCATTTGTTAGTGCACAGTAGCAGTGATGGACCGATGGTAAGCTTTGCAGATCACCAGGGCGCTAAGGAGGTAAAGATGAAATAAGACAGGCCCTGTGGGAACCAACCAGTACTGTTCATGCGTCAggattttctttatgtgtaaaaTGTGGATCATATTACCACAAAGTTAATTGAAAAATGAGTTTGTTGCTGAAAACGGGAGACAGTTGAcagctaagaaaagaaaagaatactagAAATGCAAGAATTAAACTGCCCAAAGTTAAAGATGGGTTTGCATGATCAGATGATTGACTCTACCAAACAACTTTTCAAGAGTCGAGGAGGCTGACATGGAGTGTGTCTTGTTTCTCACTTTCTAGTGAGCTTGTTTCCCTCACATGCTCCTTAGAATACTGCTTTGTAATGTGGAGATCTATGAACTGTGACTTCTGTGAACCCAGGTCATTTTCCTCCTGGTCTCTTAACTCTGGTCTATGAAAATACGTTCTGCTTTTTGTTAGACCATTGCTGCATCTTTCAGACTGTATGTTCTATATGTGTAATACTGTTCTTGGTGCTAAATATACTTTCCTCTGGTATTCAGGATaatttttctctatatttctgttcacTTACTTTCTTGAAGTTACctgattgttatttttaattaaaaatgcttaatGTATACTAGTGAAGGTTGCCATTGAATATAAGAAACACCAGGAAGAAGCATCTTTTGAAGGATTATCAGCCCATTTATTTACACTCTTTTGGGACCTAAACACTTTACCCCACTGATAAACCATTGAACCATGTACCCAGCCTTTCTCCTGATCATGACTGTACCTGAAGACCTATGTGGCCTGGGTTAGATAAACTAAATTGACTAGGCTAGTCAGTTTGAGATAAAAGTCACAAATTTTCTGGcctggtgtggtgacacacatggggggggggggggagagtaggagggtcaggagttcaaggtcatctctagTTTGGGgggtgaaggccagcctggggtatatgctggctgccagcctacctccaggctcagtgagagacccttttcTCAAGGGAATAATACAGTGTTAGAGTAGGACCCTGAcctcttcctctgacctccatgtgtgcatcgGCCTGaccacccatgtgcacacacaagtttCGGCTGGCGAGAGATGTAACAGAGTATCTGCAGACTAAAGGCTGACTAGGGAGCGTGTAACAagccagggaagaaagaagggagcagaTTCAGGAAAGAGCAATTAAGAGACAGTCGCTAGCTACTAGAATTACCCCAATTCCTAAAGTGACTGGAAgctaacaaagccacacttaaACACATCATCGTTGGGGTTGGTAATGGGGGAGAATCAAGTGTGGAAGCCAAGCATTTCTACCAgtgagccacactcccagcctATTCAAaaatagagggagaaaaggaggggtcGCTGTCGAAAGAACTGGATTGATGTCAGATTCCCACAATACTAAATGATAAGGTTACCACAGTATTTGCATTCcttggaaggaaataaaaacatcccATTTGTCTAAAGTGCTTTTATCATTTGAGAGTCTCTCAAGTTTCCTAAGTCCTCTAAATGacaggctgtcttagttaggtcacttgctgtgctgaaacaccatgaccaaagcagtgagggcaggagcctggagtcagaagctgatgcagaggccacggacagatgctgtttattggcttgctcggcccgctttcttacagaacccaggaccaccagcccagggatggtaccacccataacGTGCCGGGTCCTCCCCCACCAgtctttaattaagaaaatgccctgcggCTTACCTGCAGCCCCGCCTTATTTCTCACTTGAGGCTCCCTCTCAGACAACTATAGCTGTGTCCAGCACATAAGGTCTGTTTAGAATATCAGATAGTTCACAAAATCTGAGAGCTAGAAAAATGTCTTGAGAACTGCGATAGGGCCTCCAGAACAGACCTGCAGTAAAAACctagctgctgctgctcctgctcctgctcctgctcctgctcctgctcctgctgctcctgctgctcctgctgctcctgctgctcctgctgctgctgaacaCCGAGCCAACACCAGGATAAAAATGGGTGTGGAActcatttcctgctgcctgctccccACTGAAGTCTCGTTTCAGTGAGTGAGTGTCCAGTGATAGGTTACACACTTATGATTATCTATGGAGGAGGCGAGGTCTGTAAGACATTGATTGTCTGAATCTCCTGGGGGCCCGTAGAAAGCGCTGGGAAACCAGGGACCACGACACAGCCACATCGCAGCATCAGCTAAATACAAAGGTAATAGTTGGAACCATCAGAACAGTGACTACATAGGTAAATAACTGTGCATCTCAGTCCAAATACTCCTGTCCTAGTTAGGGCTCCCATGCTGTGAGGagaaccatgaccacagcaactctcatgaAGGAAAGCACTtgattgggtggcttacagttcagaggttcagtctgttatcatcatggtaggacaaaatggcagcctgcgggcagacatggtgctggagaaggagctgagactttTGCATCTTGATACGCAGaaatgaactgagacactgggcgtatcttgagcacaggaaacctcagagcccacccacagtgaaaccctttctTCATAAAGCCACACCACCTAATAGTACCGCTCCcaatgagtttatgggggccaatcacattcaaactaccataaacTCAAAACAGGAAAGGTGAAATGTTTGGTGATTTTAATCTTGTGCTTTTAGTCTtacactaaaaattaaattatttctaccCATACTGGGAAACAAGGGTTAGAAGTGAGTATAAAAGCTTATAGATCCCTAAGGATTTCTCCACAGGTGACAGTGAAGAacactgagggggggggggacactggCAAGATGTGCGTCACAACTCACTGGGacatcaaaacaaaaagacagtaaAGAAAGGGGGctaactgggaagaggaaggacattCAGGAGTGCGAGAGGGACCAGAAGGTACTGGGGAGTTACTATCTAGatacattatatgtgtatattaaattATCAGTAAAACCCATTGTTTTGTGTAATTAATACATAGATATGCTAGTAAAACATTCAATTCTTTCATCTTCTAGACAGTAAATCACTAA
Protein-coding sequences here:
- the Apc gene encoding adenomatous polyposis coli protein, with the translated sequence MEKRAQRRIARIQQIEKDILRVRQLLQSQAAEAERSSQNKHEAASHEAERQHDGQGMAENNMATSSSSQSPAARMDHETASVLSSSSTHSAPRRLTSHLGTKVEMVYSLLSMLGTHDKDDMSRTLLAMSSSQDSCISMRQSGCLPLLIQLLHGNDKDSVLLGNSRAVKRPRARASAALHNIIHSQPDDKRGRREIRVLHLLEQIRAYCETCWEWQEAHEQGMDQDKNPMPAPVEHQICPAVCVLMKLSFDEEHRHAMNELGRKATRGISPQELGQGLSGGLQAIAELLQADCEMYGLTNDHYSITLRRYAGMALTNLTFGDVANKATLCSMKGCMRALVAQLKSESEDLQQVIASVLRNLSWRADVNSKKTLREVGSVKALMECALEVKKESTLKSVLSALWNLSAHCTENKADICAVDGALAFLVGTLTYRSQTNTLAIIESGGGILRNVSSLIATNEDHRQILRENNCLQTLLQHLKSHSLTIVSNACGTLWNLSARNPKDQEALWDMGAVSMLKNLIHSKHKMIAMGSAAALRNLMANRPAKYKDANIMSPGSSLPSLHVRKQKALEAELDAQHLSETFDNIDNLSPKASHRSKQRHKPNLYGDYAFDTSRHDDNRADSFNAGSMTVLSPYLNTTVLPSSSSSRGSLDSSRSEKDRSLERERGIGLSTYHSTTENAGTSSKRGLQISSTAAQIAKVMEEVSAIHTSQEDRSSGSTTEFHCVPDERNAARRSSASHTHSNTYNFTKPENSNRTCSMPYAKVEYKRSSNDSLNSVNSSDGYGKRGQMKPSVESYSEDDESKFCSYGQYPADLAHKIHSANHMDDNDGELDTPINYSLKYSDEQLNSGRQSPSQNERWARPKHVIEDEIKQNEQRQPRSQNTNYPVYSENTDDKHLKFQPHFGQQECVSPYRSRGTSGSETNRMGSSHAINQNVNQSLCQEDDYEDDKPTNYSERYSEEEQHEEEERPTNYSIKYNEEKHHVDQPIDYSLKYATDISSSQKQSFPFSKNSSAQSTKTEHTSPSNENTSTPSSNAKRQNQLHPSSAQRNGQAQKGTTCKVPSINQETMQTYCVEDTPICFSRCSSLSSLSSAEDEIGCDPTTQEADSANTLQIAETKEDDGARSTEDPASEVPAVSQNARTKPSRLQASGLASEPTRHKAVEFSSGAKSPSKSGAQTPKSPPEHYVQETPLVFSRCTSVSSLDSFESRSIASSVQSEPCSGMVSGIISPSDLPDSPGQTMPPSRSKTPPPPPQTVQTKREVPKTKAPAAEKRESGPKQTAVNAAVQRVQVLPDADTLLHFATESTPDGFSCSSSLSALSLDEPFIQKDVELRIMPPVQENDNGNETEPEQPEDSENQEKEIENPDSEKDLLDDSDDDDIEILEECIISAMPTKSSRKAKKLAQTASKLPPPVARKPSQLPVYKLLPSQNRLQTQKHVSFTPGDDMPRVYCVEGTPINFSTATSLSDLTIESPPNELAAGDGIRAGTQSGEFEKRDTIPTEGRCTDEAQRGNISSVVTPDLDDTRAEEGDILAECINSALPKGKSHKPFRVKKIMDQVQQASVTSSGTNKNQLDTKKKKPTSPVKPMPQSTEYRTRMRKNADSKVNVNAEETFSDSKDSKKQSSKNTPKDFSEKLPNNEDRVRGSFAFDSPHPYTPIEGTPYCFSRNDSLSSLDFDDDDVDLSREKAELRKGKESKDSEAKGICHTEPASSQQSASKSQANTKHPVNRGQSKPGLQKQPTFPQASKDLPDRGAATDEKLQNFAIENTPVCFSRNSSLSSLSDIDQENNNNKENEPVKEAEPTNAQGEPSKPQASGYAPKSFHVEDTPVCFSRNSSLSSLSIDSEDDLLQECISSAMPKKKRPSRLKGDSGKQSPRNMGGILAEDLTLDLKDIQRPDSEHGLSPDSENFDWKAIQEGANSIVSSLHQAAAAAACLSRQASSDSDSILSLKSGISLGSPFHLTPDQEEKPLTSNKGPRILKPGEKSTLEAKKIESENKGIKGGKKVYKSLITGKIRSNSEISSQMKQPLPTNMPSISRGRTMIHIPGARNSSSSTSPVSKKGAPLKTPATKSPSEGPAATTSPRGTKPSVKSELSPITRQTSQISGSNKGPSRSGSRDSTPSRPTQQPLSRPLQSPGRNSISPGRNGISPPNKLSQLPRTSSPSTASTKSSGSGKMSYTSPGRQMSQQNLTKQAGLPKNASSIPRSESASKGLNQMSNGNGSNKKVELSRMSSTKSSGSESDRSERPVLVRQSTFIKEAPSPTLRRKLEESASFESLSPSSRPDSPTRPQAQTPVLSPSLPDMSLSTHPSVQAGGWRKLPPNLSPTIEYNDGRPGKRHDITRSHSESPSRLPINRAGTWKREHSKHSSSLPRVSTWRRTGSSSSILSASSESSEKAKSEDEKVVNSVPGPRQAKENQVPTKGTWRKIKESEISPTNTVSQTTSSGAAHGAESKTLIYQMAPPVSKTEDVWVRIEDCPINNPRSGRSPTGNTPPVIDSVSEKGNPSIKDAKDSQGKQSVGSGSPVHMAGLENRLNSFVQVDAPEQKGTEAKPGQSGSVPAAEPGETSVVERTPFSSSSSSKHSSPSGTVAARVSPFNYNPSPRKSSADGTSARPSQIPTPVSNSTKKRDSKTDSTESSGAQSPKRHSGSYLVTSV